A single region of the Leptospiraceae bacterium genome encodes:
- a CDS encoding ferritin family protein, translating to MNSIKNTTLLEAVASAIQYEKDCFDFYLKTYDKVKEGSVKEFFRELAEDVEEHIKLIQEMYNDLSGGVDFPNLKQLSAIHKFDKTHLSKLMRKVERNTAEVYKDDIDAVQHAMRVSEDARDFSNKMKDKFKDPTIKRFFNTLAFIKEEDRILVESQYLFLQQTDRTKYYWEDEALISGK from the coding sequence ATGAATTCAATTAAAAATACTACGCTATTGGAAGCTGTCGCCTCTGCGATTCAATACGAAAAAGACTGTTTTGATTTTTATCTAAAGACATACGATAAAGTCAAAGAAGGCTCTGTGAAAGAATTTTTCCGCGAACTCGCAGAAGATGTAGAAGAGCATATCAAATTAATCCAAGAAATGTATAATGATTTGAGTGGTGGAGTTGATTTTCCCAATCTCAAGCAATTATCCGCAATTCATAAATTTGATAAAACTCATCTTTCAAAGCTAATGCGCAAAGTCGAAAGAAATACAGCCGAAGTTTACAAAGACGATATTGACGCAGTCCAACATGCGATGCGAGTCTCCGAAGATGCACGAGATTTTTCCAACAAAATGAAAGACAAATTTAAAGATCCAACCATCAAACGTTTCTTTAATACACTTGCATTTATCAAAGAAGAAGATCGAATCTTAGTAGAATCACAATATTTATTTCTACAACAAACAGATCGAACAAAATACTACTGGGAAGACGAAGCCCTCATCAGCGGAAAATAA
- a CDS encoding PilZ domain-containing protein, with protein MKYNFNWYEPNFLIKNANLPEWILLISALLSGLGLLFVKRWGWWLFVLSSFTFISYNSYMFLTIPNSATKGPLIQTLLIVSALSYFLRKDIFNPYMKLYKRGWRFLKRYPICTGINIDDKIYKTENISLGGAFVKWPDCNLKINAEVTVYFELHKEGFMIKAGIATIVPGLGVGIAFRGVDKFFKERLKRALELKKVITDNHR; from the coding sequence ATGAAATATAATTTCAACTGGTATGAGCCTAATTTTCTGATTAAAAATGCAAATCTACCGGAATGGATTTTACTCATTAGTGCTCTCTTGTCCGGTTTGGGGTTACTATTTGTTAAACGTTGGGGATGGTGGCTCTTTGTTCTTTCTTCCTTCACTTTCATTTCTTATAATTCCTACATGTTTCTTACAATCCCCAACTCAGCAACTAAAGGTCCGCTCATTCAAACCTTACTCATAGTCTCAGCTCTTTCTTATTTTTTGCGAAAAGATATTTTTAATCCTTACATGAAACTGTATAAACGGGGTTGGCGATTTTTAAAGCGTTATCCGATATGCACCGGCATCAACATAGACGATAAGATTTACAAGACAGAAAATATTAGCCTCGGCGGCGCTTTCGTGAAATGGCCTGATTGTAATTTAAAAATCAACGCAGAGGTAACAGTATATTTTGAACTACACAAAGAAGGCTTTATGATAAAAGCTGGTATTGCGACTATCGTTCCTGGACTCGGAGTCGGAATTGCCTTTCGTGGTGTAGATAAATTTTTCAAAGAAAGACTCAAGCGAGCACTCGAACTAAAAAAAGTTATAACGGATAACCACCGATAG
- a CDS encoding DUF1295 domain-containing protein, whose protein sequence is MENTWQIVFIAWVVVFIIMTKLWYLGKKIHNYAIVDVGWAFSLVAIAFVYYVLGEGFIARKAIIMFMVFFWGFRLSSYLAIRVLSHGEDARYTAFRKDYGEAVDRKFFTNIFQFQGLLDIILSIPFLIICSNPAIDIHPLEYVGLGLFLFAVIGETTADFQLSQFKSDSANKGKTCKVGLWNYSRHPNYFFEWMIWVSYFLVALPSPNGYYAVIPAILMLIFLLKFTGIPMTEANAIKTRGEEYKEYQRTTSAFVPWFKKK, encoded by the coding sequence ATGGAAAATACTTGGCAGATTGTTTTTATCGCGTGGGTTGTGGTTTTTATTATCATGACAAAGCTTTGGTATCTAGGAAAGAAGATTCATAATTATGCGATAGTAGACGTAGGCTGGGCGTTTTCCCTTGTGGCAATTGCTTTTGTTTACTATGTTTTAGGAGAAGGCTTTATCGCGAGAAAAGCAATCATCATGTTCATGGTTTTCTTCTGGGGATTTAGATTAAGCTCTTATCTGGCAATTCGCGTTTTAAGTCATGGGGAAGATGCGCGTTATACGGCATTTCGCAAAGACTATGGTGAGGCAGTAGACAGAAAATTTTTCACAAATATTTTTCAATTTCAGGGTTTACTTGATATTATTCTCTCTATTCCATTTCTAATCATCTGCTCAAATCCGGCAATCGACATTCATCCGCTTGAATACGTTGGACTAGGCTTATTCTTGTTTGCCGTAATAGGGGAAACGACTGCCGATTTTCAGCTCAGTCAATTCAAGTCTGACTCAGCTAACAAAGGAAAGACCTGTAAAGTTGGGCTCTGGAATTATTCCCGTCATCCCAATTATTTTTTTGAATGGATGATTTGGGTTTCTTACTTTTTAGTTGCCCTTCCTTCGCCAAATGGCTATTATGCGGTAATCCCAGCAATACTCATGTTGATTTTCCTTTTAAAATTTACAGGCATTCCTATGACAGAAGCAAATGCCATTAAAACGCGCGGCGAAGAATACAAAGAATATCAAAGAACGACCTCAGCCTTCGTGCCCTGGTTTAAAAAGAAATAG
- a CDS encoding DUF2062 domain-containing protein yields the protein MIKDFFKTKIVTPIINLLKQGITPEKISLCIALGVMLGVFPVIGSTMILCTIASLSLKLNLPLIQVISYLVYPLQFIFLIPFIRFGEWVLSVPPFPISIEALVDMIKTDIIQTIITFWDATMHGILGWIIVSCMMIPLIYFLFLPILRRVPIKGLKD from the coding sequence ATGATAAAAGATTTTTTTAAGACAAAGATAGTCACTCCGATTATAAATCTTCTCAAGCAAGGAATTACTCCTGAGAAGATTTCCCTCTGCATTGCACTCGGTGTGATGCTTGGAGTATTTCCAGTCATAGGCTCAACGATGATTCTATGCACAATAGCAAGTCTAAGTCTAAAACTAAACTTGCCTCTCATTCAAGTCATCAGCTACTTAGTGTATCCGCTTCAATTTATATTTTTAATTCCATTCATTCGTTTCGGCGAATGGGTGTTAAGCGTTCCGCCATTTCCGATTTCGATTGAAGCGTTAGTCGATATGATTAAGACTGATATTATTCAGACCATCATCACTTTTTGGGATGCTACGATGCATGGAATTTTAGGTTGGATCATTGTATCTTGTATGATGATTCCATTGATTTACTTTTTATTTTTACCTATTCTAAGAAGAGTTCCAATTAAAGGGCTCAAGGATTAA
- a CDS encoding DUF1475 family protein → MITVLKIIFSFILVSMLYVTTWASLELNLFTHLPTLIKDPWVIATLFDAYYGFITFYLWVCYKENSMIARLLWLIGIMLLGNIAMAIYVLIELFKLDKDATVTDLVIKK, encoded by the coding sequence ATGATAACAGTTTTAAAAATTATTTTTAGTTTTATATTAGTTTCCATGCTCTATGTAACTACTTGGGCTTCGCTTGAGCTAAATCTATTTACGCATTTGCCAACTCTTATAAAAGATCCCTGGGTGATTGCGACTCTTTTTGATGCCTATTACGGGTTTATTACGTTTTACCTCTGGGTGTGTTACAAGGAGAATTCTATGATTGCAAGACTTCTCTGGCTAATCGGCATTATGCTTTTGGGAAATATTGCTATGGCGATTTATGTGCTCATCGAACTTTTCAAACTAGACAAAGACGCGACTGTGACTGATCTTGTAATTAAAAAATGA